In Candidatus Desulforudis audaxviator MP104C, a genomic segment contains:
- a CDS encoding ATP-binding cassette domain-containing protein, whose translation MLEASFGKKLWHFDLRVRLKVDSQIVVLQGPSGAGKTTALHCLAGLLQPSYGSIELDGTTLYSSLKGINIPARRRGVGYLFQDYALFPHMTVGQNVMYGFKSQKARTANGRLKPVDLLDAFGVGHLVHRYPGQLSGGEKQRVALVRALATQPKLLLLDEPLSALDSDTRARLRRELKHLQRVWRIPFILVTHDDEDARILGDVIIHLENGRTRQNAAAG comes from the coding sequence ATGCTAGAAGCCAGTTTCGGCAAAAAACTCTGGCACTTCGACCTCAGAGTCAGACTGAAGGTCGACAGCCAGATTGTGGTGCTCCAGGGCCCGTCAGGAGCGGGGAAGACCACCGCTCTGCACTGTCTTGCCGGGCTGCTGCAGCCGTCGTACGGTTCCATTGAGCTGGATGGAACAACCCTGTACTCGTCGTTGAAGGGGATCAATATTCCGGCCCGCCGGCGGGGCGTGGGTTATCTTTTTCAGGACTATGCGCTCTTCCCGCATATGACGGTGGGCCAGAACGTGATGTACGGGTTTAAGAGTCAAAAGGCCAGGACTGCGAATGGCCGCCTGAAACCCGTTGACTTATTGGATGCCTTCGGTGTCGGACATCTGGTTCACAGGTATCCCGGGCAGCTCTCCGGCGGGGAAAAGCAGCGGGTGGCCCTGGTCAGGGCGCTGGCCACACAGCCGAAGCTGCTCCTCCTGGATGAACCTCTGAGCGCGCTCGACAGTGACACCCGGGCGAGATTGCGGCGGGAATTGAAGCATTTGCAGCGGGTATGGCGGATTCCTTTCATCCTTGTCACTCACGACGATGAGGACGCGCGGATCCTGGGGGACGTCATCATCCACCTGGAAAACGGGCGGACGAGACAAAACGCTGCCGCCGGTTGA
- a CDS encoding monomeric [FeFe] hydrogenase has protein sequence MNPVSEITKLRRNILTRVARWALNKPLDEQPTDEVIRNMVMEMIPDGPARYRCCIYKERAVAEAQIRIITGLEASEQVVTVIPEACNGCSLNKYFVTDACQNCVAHSCRNSCPKKAISVLQNRAYIDNDSCVECGICAKNCPYYAIVEISRPCERSCDMGAIKVDECRRAVIDLDKCVSCGMCVAVCPFGAITDTSKILDVAKALRVKKQPMVAIVAPSLPGQFGPKATPGHIKTAILKLGFDGVVEAALGADVVAKQEAEEIRNHPESKLMTNSCCPAWAKAVTIKLPEIAGKISDTLSPMRVTGRLVKERYANKVTTVFIGPCIAKKAEATLGGEIDMALTFEELSALFAASDIDPANHVPADMNDASPYGRLFAKAGGVSAAVTRHLPDVSMEVLQVQGIEQGLAALRSAANALKGTRTADSDKFTFIECMACEGGCVGGPGTLVRSNVAARAVEAFSNLANTGTRNNALGIFEDRSAGKSP, from the coding sequence ATGAATCCAGTATCAGAAATAACCAAGTTGCGGCGGAATATTCTTACCCGAGTTGCTCGTTGGGCTCTTAATAAACCACTGGATGAGCAACCGACCGACGAGGTTATAAGGAATATGGTTATGGAAATGATTCCCGATGGGCCGGCCCGCTATCGTTGCTGCATTTATAAAGAAAGGGCCGTCGCAGAGGCCCAGATTCGCATTATAACGGGGCTGGAGGCATCAGAGCAAGTTGTGACGGTTATTCCCGAGGCCTGCAATGGTTGTTCGTTAAATAAATACTTTGTTACCGATGCCTGTCAAAACTGCGTTGCCCACTCTTGTCGTAACAGTTGTCCCAAAAAAGCCATTTCAGTACTTCAAAACCGGGCATATATAGATAACGATTCTTGTGTGGAATGTGGTATCTGTGCTAAAAACTGTCCATATTACGCTATTGTAGAAATTTCTCGTCCTTGTGAGCGTTCCTGTGACATGGGCGCTATCAAGGTTGATGAATGCCGACGAGCAGTTATAGATCTGGATAAATGTGTTTCCTGCGGTATGTGTGTTGCTGTATGCCCCTTTGGCGCCATCACGGACACTTCGAAAATACTAGATGTAGCTAAAGCTCTGAGGGTTAAAAAGCAACCCATGGTGGCCATTGTAGCTCCGTCCCTTCCCGGACAGTTTGGCCCAAAGGCTACTCCGGGTCACATAAAAACCGCAATTTTGAAGCTTGGCTTTGATGGCGTTGTGGAGGCAGCATTGGGAGCGGACGTGGTGGCCAAACAGGAGGCGGAAGAAATAAGAAACCACCCTGAAAGTAAATTGATGACCAATTCTTGTTGCCCCGCCTGGGCCAAAGCTGTAACCATTAAACTACCTGAGATAGCAGGAAAGATTTCCGACACTCTCTCTCCAATGAGAGTTACCGGTCGGTTAGTTAAAGAACGGTACGCTAACAAAGTTACTACAGTATTTATCGGCCCATGTATTGCAAAAAAGGCCGAAGCAACATTGGGCGGTGAAATTGACATGGCTTTAACCTTTGAAGAGCTGTCTGCGTTATTTGCAGCATCGGACATTGATCCGGCCAATCATGTTCCTGCTGACATGAACGATGCTTCGCCTTACGGTCGGCTGTTTGCAAAGGCCGGAGGAGTCAGTGCTGCGGTTACCCGGCACTTGCCTGACGTTTCTATGGAAGTGTTACAAGTACAGGGAATAGAACAAGGCCTGGCTGCCCTTAGATCGGCAGCAAATGCCCTAAAAGGCACAAGGACAGCCGACAGCGATAAATTTACCTTCATTGAGTGTATGGCCTGCGAAGGCGGTTGCGTAGGCGGGCCGGGTACATTGGTTAGAAGTAACGTAGCAGCCAGAGCAGTAGAAGCATTTTCTAATTTGGCCAATACTGGTACGAGAAACAACGCCCTGGGGATATTCGAGGATCGAAGCGCAGGAAAAAGTCCTTGA
- a CDS encoding CopG family transcriptional regulator: MIRTQVQLTEEQVRRIQQLAADRGVSMAQLIREAVDLYTCSNAALSREEQVRRAIAAAGRFRSGLQDLSVEHDKYLAEAFEE, translated from the coding sequence GTGATTCGTACCCAGGTGCAACTGACGGAAGAACAGGTACGCAGGATTCAGCAGTTGGCGGCTGACAGGGGTGTATCCATGGCGCAGTTGATCCGTGAGGCGGTTGACCTATACACCTGTTCAAATGCTGCTCTGAGCCGCGAGGAGCAGGTCAGGCGTGCCATAGCGGCGGCCGGCCGTTTCCGCTCAGGACTGCAGGATCTGTCCGTTGAACATGACAAGTACCTGGCGGAGGCCTTTGAAGAATGA
- a CDS encoding type II toxin-antitoxin system VapC family toxin, translated as MMVYLDTSAILAVLDADDQYHNVAKTQWKSLLHSDTILVCSNYILVETYALVQRRLGMGAVRLLSTDIEPIVRVIWVDEQTHRRGEAAVIAAQRKELSLVDCVSFVVMRQAGIREAFTFDRHFAEQGFTCLPGGLPSTQQE; from the coding sequence ATGATGGTCTACCTCGACACGTCCGCGATCCTGGCCGTCCTCGATGCCGATGACCAGTACCATAACGTCGCCAAAACCCAATGGAAATCGCTGTTGCACAGTGACACAATCCTGGTCTGCAGCAATTACATACTTGTGGAGACCTATGCCCTGGTGCAGCGTCGCTTGGGAATGGGAGCGGTGAGGTTGCTTTCCACGGACATCGAGCCGATCGTCCGGGTGATCTGGGTGGATGAACAAACTCACCGGCGGGGGGAAGCAGCGGTGATTGCAGCTCAGCGCAAGGAGCTGAGCCTGGTGGACTGTGTGAGTTTCGTAGTCATGCGTCAAGCCGGGATTCGAGAGGCATTTACCTTCGACCGGCACTTTGCGGAACAGGGTTTCACCTGTCTTCCGGGTGGGTTGCCGAGCACCCAACAAGAATAG
- a CDS encoding hydrolase, with protein MGKFFLDKTNAALVIIDIQDRLAAAMKVKNEVIKNCLHLIELSKMLNIPIVVTEQYPKGLGRTLVEIKEQLPVYQPIEKLTFSCCEEPNFLNEIKKLDKMSIILTGMETHICVLQTCIGLLREGFNVHIVRDAVCSRAKENWKTGIEFMRDAGAAITCTETVLFQLLKVAGTEEFKAISKKIK; from the coding sequence ATGGGTAAGTTCTTTTTAGACAAAACTAACGCCGCCCTAGTGATTATCGATATTCAGGATAGGCTAGCTGCGGCAATGAAGGTTAAGAATGAGGTTATTAAGAACTGCCTTCACCTTATCGAACTCTCAAAGATGCTTAATATCCCGATAGTTGTGACAGAACAGTATCCCAAAGGCCTCGGCCGGACATTGGTTGAAATAAAGGAGCAGCTGCCGGTATATCAGCCCATCGAAAAATTGACCTTTAGCTGCTGCGAGGAGCCTAATTTCTTAAACGAAATAAAGAAGTTGGATAAAATGAGCATTATCCTGACCGGAATGGAGACCCACATATGTGTGCTTCAGACATGCATCGGTCTTTTAAGGGAAGGCTTTAATGTCCACATTGTAAGGGATGCAGTTTGCTCAAGGGCAAAGGAAAACTGGAAGACAGGCATTGAATTCATGCGTGATGCAGGCGCTGCAATTACATGCACCGAGACAGTTTTATTTCAACTGTTAAAAGTTGCTGGCACTGAGGAGTTTAAGGCGATTTCCAAAAAGATTAAGTAG